The Oryctolagus cuniculus chromosome 13, mOryCun1.1, whole genome shotgun sequence sequence CCCCTTCATCTATGACTTTCTGTTATGTGGTGAGCTGACACCTCCAGGCATGACCTTGGTGAAAATTTGTGCCCCTCTGtggtcctgctcctgccctgttctataaatatctataaatactcatacacacacacatacacacacacacctggcagtGCCCCCGGAGTCGCAGTGTAAGGAGGGcagcctggaagaggcttctTCATCCCACTGAACGCtcagcacagcacagaggctgcccactgctgacaggccctgctgccctgtgcagtGCCCACCCGCAGCACAGCAGACTCTGGGCCCTGCGACAAAGTTGCCACACACGGGGCCAAGCAGTATGGctcaatttgtttatttcaagatAATAAAAAGAGCCACATCACCAGGGTGCCACAACCCTGTCTCCGcctctttcctgggccatagactGTCAATAAATAAGTTTCCCAGCCCCAAATAATTATTACAACCTCCTCCTCATTTGCGAGCTCCAGCGAGCTATGATACAGGGGAGGCCCTACCCCCAGAATATACAAAATGTTACACATGTACAATATgtacatggggtgggggtggggaggcccacTGGAGGCAGCCTCTTCCCCTCATCAGGCCTAGAGTTAGCCCAAACTGTTCTAGGGCCTGACAGAATGCTGCCTACTGCCCTGCCCCAAAGTGCCTCCAAAGAAAAGGGAGCCCCCCGAATGCCTGCCTCGGCCCTGCCTGGCTGGTGTGCCTCTTAGTAAGGGGACAGGCGCCCCTGCATCGCCTGCCCCAGCCGACCCTTTGAGGGCTGTTGACCGTGCCTCCCAGCTGGCCTGCCTGGGGGCACAGGCATGGAGTGAAGAGCTGGACCACGCCTGGCCTACCGTGAGCGCCATCTGTGGTAAGCACCCAGCCTGCAGTTAGcctctgcttgcccaggccatccTGCGATTTGGGACCAGGAGCCTCCCTGAATAAGGGACTGCCCTCGCCCAGAGATGACCCTCATCCTATTGTGCCCTCCTCGCCCATATACCCTTACCCATGATGCCCTGGCCCAGAAATGACCCTTACCCATGATGCCCCTGGCCTGGAAGTGACCCTTGCCCATGATGATGCCCCTGCCCCAGAAGTGACCCCTGCCCAGTGATGCCCTTGCCTGGGTGCCCCCacccagcaatgaccctcactCAGATGCCCTCCTCGCCCTGATGCCCTCATGTCTGTGCCTGCTGATGCCCCCACGTGATGTTCCCGGCCAGATTATGCTGGCCAGGCTGACAGCCCCAAGAGGGGCGATGAAAACTGCCTGGCTGACTTGCCCAAGTGGATGAGCACCCCCTGGTCTTGGCTGTTCTGGGGGCCACACAAATGCTGCCTGTGTTGGTCACGGCCTCTGAGGATGGAGCTGGAAATgaggaggccccaggagcccccagggtCCTCCAGAGAGGCAGCCTAAAGAGGCCTTTCTCTCCCCATCAGGGGTTCTGGTTAGGGAGGGAAGGGAACTGGGAAGGAACGGCAGGGGATAGGGTGGCTAGCAGGGGTGGAGTGGCAAGGATGGGGTTGGGGCTCCCCAGGCTGATGGCATCTGGTGTTATACGATAATGTCGTCATGCTTGTCAGCCCGGTAGAAGAAGGGGATGCAGTGGTTGGTGCCCAGGCCTGGGTGCTCCTGGGGGTTCTGCATCTCCTGTGGCTGCTTCCTGAGCTGCTGCGCAATAGGGTTCTGCTTGTGTAGCGCCTTCTTCTCAGAGTGCAGCTGTGTGTAGGTGGCCACGTGCTGCTGCAGGTGGAACAGGCACTGGTCGTGCTGTTGGTGCAGACCCTGAGCCTCCTGGCTCTTCAGCTCCATCTGCAGAAGAccaaggggggtggggggagcatgaGGGCAGGTGGGGGTTGCTAACCGATTCCACTGGTTGCACGGGAGTGGCACAGAGCCCCGTGTCTCCTGCACCCAGCCTCACACCTCATCCCGTTCTTTCCCATCACTTTAACTTGAGGACACACACGAGAGGGAAGGCATCAGCTGTTAGGGGAACACTCATGCCTAATACTTTACACGCACAATCTCAGCTCATCCTCAACACCTGTATAAGGAAAAAATGCTAAGTTCCTTTGTCAGGAATCTGAGGCTTAGCAAAGGGTAGCCTTTGTGTAGTGACCAGTGGAGCTGGGTGACACGCCTCTCGTGGGACAATGACGTCTAGACCCGGGAGGAGCCCGGGGCTACCAGCTCTAAGAGTCACAGGACAGTCGACATGGAGGTCACCTGTCACTCCAGACTGGAgcggcctccctcctgggcctagcactgccctccccagagACTTGTCCCCATGGCCCAGTCCTTCACAGTTGGGCTGAGCATTACCATTTCCTTCAGCTCCCCCAGCTTCTCCTGCAGCTGGCCGAGTttcctgctctgcctgcagcaagAGGGTGAGCCGCATGTTGTCATTGCTCTGTACAGAGAGAAGAAATCCGTTGCCACCCAAAATGGCTGCATCTGGATCCCAGCACCAGGTGCCCACCTCCCACAGTGCCAGGAGGGCTGGAAACTCAGCCCCTCTCCTCCGACAGACATTTGAGCAGGGTCCTGGCTCACAGGGCGCCTGCCTAGGTCATCACCGTCCCCTTTGGTGGGGGCGAAGTGAAGGCCCAGAGGGAAGTGTTTTGTACCAGAGGCCTTGCCCAGGGAGGCCGAACACACCAGTCTCACGAAGCCATCCTGCAGCTCGGCCAGCTGCTCCTTGAGCTCCCGGTTCTGCAGGAGCGCGCGGCTGATGGTCACGCGGTCGCTCTGTGTGCGTTCCTCGGCCTGGTTGCCCCACAGCTCCGCCTCccgctccagctgtagcagccgctgttcctgctgctggttCAGGCGACTCAGGCCTGCGTTGTCCTGCACCTGGGCCTGCAGCTGCCCCGCCAGGCTCTCCAGCTCCTTCTGCAGCTGCTCAGCCTGCGCCTGCAgctgctgttccacctccaacAGCCCCGCCGGGGAAGCTGGGGACTCTGGGGTGGGAGGCTCAGCTGAGAAAGGAAGCAGCCATCAGGGGCCCCAGCCTCTGGGTTTTCAAAAAGCTCCTGCTTGGTCCTTAGCTCCTCAGGCCAACTGCTTGCCCCCACCCTGGTGCTGGCTTCTTGGCTAATGACTTTCCATATTCAGATGGTCATTACCCTTCCAAGCCAGGACACAGAGTGCTTGACCGTGCATGGTGGACAGTGGGTACGCCacccctatttacagatgaggtcaccgaggctcagagagatgaCAAGACTTGCCATCCACTGGCACAGACCTGCTTCCCTCTGCCACAACACCCCTCACCGGGGCACCTGACACCTATCCTGCTCCCaggccacctctgcctctgcttacCCATCTGGCTCTTGAGCTCGGCCACGGTGGTCTCCAGCTCCCGCACCTGACTCAGGCTgtgctccttctcctccctcagtGTGCAGAGCTGCCCAGAGCACAGGGAAAAGAGCCATGAGCAGGGGCCACTGCCTCCCTCTAAACCGATGGTGCCCCCAAAACCCAAACACACAGCCACCTCtggctgcaggccacagcaggtgcacttGCTGTACTGTGCAacttaggaagcagcaggggacggcCTCCTGGGATCccgacacccacacaggaggtctggattgagtttcaatctcctggcttcagccctggctgttgaaggcatttggaaaatgaactagtggatggaagatctccatctctgtctgtctgcctctgcctttccaatgaaacTGAGATgcttaaatacacatttttgaaaagcTGTATCACTGAGATTCTGATTGTGTAGATCTAGGCAGGGGCTCTGTGCAGAATGCTAGCAATTTCTGGAGGATTCTAGGGCAGGACCAGAATAAGGATTCAGAATTTCCATCTCTTGGTTGAGGGCCTCCCTGACAGTCCCTGGGGACGGTGGCCCCCgcgggctagggctggggctccATGGGCTGCAGCCTCTTACTTGTTGCAGCAGCAGCTCAGACATTTCCAGCTTCTTCTGCAGCTCCTCCGTGCCCAGCTGCAGGGTCTTCTTTTCAGTCATGAGGACTCCAAGCCTCTCTCAGAGCTCAGAGTTCTGCTGCTTCAGGTCCTCATTGTTTTTGCTGTGGTGAGAGGAATGAGCAAACAGAGAGCACCACTTTGGTGACCAACCAATCTTTTTGCTGCACCTGCCAAGAACCTTGGTGTTGGGGGGGGGTCCCCAATAATCAGGTCACTCCTGTGGCAGGCCAGAGAGAGGACCTGAGCTGCCTGAGGCCATCGCATGAGctggtggcacagctgggaccagAGCTTGGCTCTGCACACGTCCCAGCCTGTACAGCCACTTCCTCCTCATGCTCCCCGGCACCCCTCCCCTCATCACCTGTACTAAGGTCCCCCAGACTCC is a genomic window containing:
- the LOC103352368 gene encoding LOW QUALITY PROTEIN: golgin subfamily A member 2 (The sequence of the model RefSeq protein was modified relative to this genomic sequence to represent the inferred CDS: inserted 3 bases in 2 codons; substituted 1 base at 1 genomic stop codon), whose protein sequence is MSEETRQTAAKRKLREYQQKNRPGGTAGGKKKKNLKNGSSPETTTSRGCHSTEDAPKDRAAPAPPSADATVLLGGLAPPGASLTSMAPTQIHDADHGPVLIDEIKTLSSTESLHQPAWQLNGLVSESTSYINGEGLTSSYMKDLESQYQELAVALDSSYXNKQLSNTIEELKQQNQETMEQVEKHTKELTKERDALKLLLYKNNKNNEDLKQQNSELXERLGVLMTEKKTLQLGTEELQKKLEMSELLLQQLCTLREEKEHSLSQVRELETTVAELKSQMAEPPTPESPASPAGLLEVEQQLQAQAEQLQKELESLAGQLQAQVQDNAGLSRLNQQQEQRLLQLEREAELWGNQAEERTQSDRVTISRALLQNRELKEQLAELQDGFVRLSNDNMRLTLLLQAEQXKLGQLQEKLGELKEMMELKSQEAQGLHQQHDQCLFHLQQHVATYTQLHSEKKALHKQNPIAQQLRKQPQEMQNPQEHPGLGTNHCIPFFYRADKHDDIIV